ACGGTTGTCACGTCACCGGCAGCGAATACGCCTGGCAGTGAAGTCTCGCCACGCGCATCGACAATGATCTCGCCACGCGGGGTCAGTTCCACAGTGCCTTTGAGCCAGTCGGTGTTGGGCAGCAAGCCGATCTGTACAAAGATGCCTTCCAGGTCGATGGTCTTGAATTCACCACTGTCGCGGTCCTTGTAAGCAAGACCGGTGACTTTCTGGCCATCACCTTTGACTTCGCTGGTCAGCGCGCTGGTGATCACGTCAACGTTTGGCAGGCTGTAGAGCTTGCGCTGCAACACGGCGTCGGCGCGCAGTTTGCTGTCGAACTCCAGCAAGGTCACGTGACTGACGATACCCGCCAGGTCGATGGCCGCTTCAACGCCGGAGTTGCCGCCGCCGATCACCGCCACGCGCTTGCCTTTGAACAGCGGGCCATCGCAGTGCGGGCAGAAGCACACGCCTTTGGCTTTGTATTCCTGCTCGCCTGGCACACCCATTTCGCGCCAGCGGGCACCGGTGGCCAAAATCACGGTCTTGGACTTGAGGGTCGCACCGCTTTCAAAACGAATCTCGTGCAGGTCACCGGCGTTTTTCGCCGGGATCAAGCTGCTGGCGCGCTGCAGGTTCATGATATCCACGTCGTACTGACGCACGTGGGCTTCAAGGGCACTGGCGAGTTTCGGGCCTTCGGTTTCTTGCACCGAGATAAAGTTTTCGATGGACATGGTGTCCAGCACTTGCCCGCCGAAGCGCTCAGCCGCCACACCGGTGCGAATGCCTTTACGTGCGGCGTAGATGGCGGCTGCCGAACCGGCTGGGCCACCGCCGACGACCAGTACATCAAAGGCGTCTTTGGCGCTGATTTTCTCGGCGGCTTTTTCAATGCCGCTGGAGTCGAGCTTGGCGAGGATTTCTTCCAGGCCCATGCGGCCCTGGCCGAAGTTCACGCCGTTGAGGTAGACGCTGGGCACCGCCATGATCTGACGCTCATCGACTTCAGCCTGGAACAATGCGCCGTCGATAGCGACGTGGCGGATGTTCGGGTTGAGCACGGCCATCAGGTTCAACGCCTGGACCACGTCCGGGCAGTTCTGGCAGGACAGCGAGAAGTACGTCTCGAAGCTGAACTCGCCTTTGAGGGCGCGGATCTGTTCAATCACTTCGACACTTGCCTTCGAGGGGTGGCCGCCGACTTGCAGCAATGCCAACACCAGGGAGGTGAATTCATGGCCCATGGGGATGCCGGCGAAACGCAGGCTGATATCGGCACCCGGGCGGTTGATGGAGAACGAGGGCTTGCGCGCATCATCGCCATCGGTTTTCAGGGTGATCAGCGTGGTGAGGCTGACAACATCCTGCAAAAGGGCAAGCATTTCCTGGGATTTCGCACCGTCGTCGAGGGAGGCGACGATCTCGATCGGCTGGGTGACCCGTTCCAGGTATGACTTCAACTGAGCTTTAAGATTGGCGTCCAACATACGGGCGATTTCCTATTAATTCGGTTTATTGCAGACAAAAAAACGCCCGAGCGAAACTCGCCCGGGCGTTTTGGGGGCGGATGCAGCTTACTTAAGTGCGGAGTTCCGCCCTTGATACTTCACAGACTTAGATCTTGCCGACCAGGTCCAGGGACGGAGCCAGAGTGGCCTCGCCTTCTTTCCACTTGGCTGGGCACACTTCGCCTGGGTGAGCAGCAACGTACTGAGCAGCCTTGATTTTACGCAGCAGCTCGGAAGCGTCACGGCCAACGCCGCCGTCGTTCAGTTCAACGATCTTGATCTTGCCTTCCGGGTCGATCACGAAGGTGCCACGGTCTGCCAGGCCAGCTTCTTCGATCAGTACGTCGAAGTTGCGCGAGATGGTCAGGGTTGGGTCGCCGATCATGGTGTACTGGATTTTGCCGATGGCTGGCGAAGTGTTGTGCCAGGCAGCGTGGGCAAAGTGGGTGTCAGTGGAAACGCTGTAGATTTCGACGCCCAGTTTCTGGAATTCGGCGTAGTTGTCAGCCAGGTCTTCCAGCTCGGTTGGGCAAACGAAGGTGAAGTCGGCCGGGTAGAAGAACACGACGGACCATTTGCCTTTCAGGTCAGCGTCCGACACGTCTACGAAGTTGCCGTTTTTGTACGCGGTAGCTTTGAACGGTTTTACTTGGCTGTTGATGATAGGCATCGTTGACTCTCCGTCAGGGTTAAGAAGTTGATGAGATGAATCCTACCGACTCTTTCCGTCGATGGCTCATTGGCAAACCTGATGCTGACGATTGGTTTTCCCTATCAGATGACAGTATTAATAGAAGAAATCTCAAATCAGCGGCTGGGTCGCCAAGGTCATCCCGAGAAAGGGCGTCGCTTCAACATAGCGCATAGCCGATTTCATGTCGTTCCAGCCGACGTAACTCATCAGTGACTTAAGGTCCCAGCCGCTGCGATGAGCCCAGGTGGCAAAGCCCCGGCGCAATGAGTGACTGGTGTACAGGTCGGCCGGGATGCCCGCACGCTCCAGGGCTTGACGCAAAAGCGGGATCACGCTGTTAGCGTGCAAGCCCTCCTCGCCCAGGTTGCCCCAGCGATCAATCCCACGGAACACCGGGCCGCGCACCAGCCCCGAGACGCTCAGCCAGTCGCTGTACGCCTGCACCGGGCACAGGCGCAGCAAGGCTGGCGTCTGGTAGGTCTTGCCGAGGTTGTCGCGGTCACTTTTGCTGCGCGGCAGGTACAGGCTGATGCCGGCGCCGGGCACCGCCTGCACGTGCTCGATGTTCAGGCGGCACAACTCATCACTGCGAAAACCGCGCCAGAAGCCCAGCAGGATTAATGCAGTGTCGCGTTTGGCACGCAGCAAGCGTGGCAAGTCCTGG
The sequence above is a segment of the Pseudomonas sp. R76 genome. Coding sequences within it:
- the ahpF gene encoding alkyl hydroperoxide reductase subunit F; amino-acid sequence: MLDANLKAQLKSYLERVTQPIEIVASLDDGAKSQEMLALLQDVVSLTTLITLKTDGDDARKPSFSINRPGADISLRFAGIPMGHEFTSLVLALLQVGGHPSKASVEVIEQIRALKGEFSFETYFSLSCQNCPDVVQALNLMAVLNPNIRHVAIDGALFQAEVDERQIMAVPSVYLNGVNFGQGRMGLEEILAKLDSSGIEKAAEKISAKDAFDVLVVGGGPAGSAAAIYAARKGIRTGVAAERFGGQVLDTMSIENFISVQETEGPKLASALEAHVRQYDVDIMNLQRASSLIPAKNAGDLHEIRFESGATLKSKTVILATGARWREMGVPGEQEYKAKGVCFCPHCDGPLFKGKRVAVIGGGNSGVEAAIDLAGIVSHVTLLEFDSKLRADAVLQRKLYSLPNVDVITSALTSEVKGDGQKVTGLAYKDRDSGEFKTIDLEGIFVQIGLLPNTDWLKGTVELTPRGEIIVDARGETSLPGVFAAGDVTTVPYKQIVIAVGEGAKASLSAFDHLIRTSAPA
- the ahpC gene encoding alkyl hydroperoxide reductase subunit C, producing the protein MPIINSQVKPFKATAYKNGNFVDVSDADLKGKWSVVFFYPADFTFVCPTELEDLADNYAEFQKLGVEIYSVSTDTHFAHAAWHNTSPAIGKIQYTMIGDPTLTISRNFDVLIEEAGLADRGTFVIDPEGKIKIVELNDGGVGRDASELLRKIKAAQYVAAHPGEVCPAKWKEGEATLAPSLDLVGKI
- a CDS encoding site-specific integrase is translated as MSDLDRYLNAATRDNTRRSYRAAIEHFEVSWGGFLPATSDSVARYLVAHAGVLAVNTLKLRLSALAQWHTSQGFPDPTKAPVVRKVLKGIRAVHPAQEKQAEPLQLKHLEQVVASLAAEAQPANSDQDLPRLLRAKRDTALILLGFWRGFRSDELCRLNIEHVQAVPGAGISLYLPRSKSDRDNLGKTYQTPALLRLCPVQAYSDWLSVSGLVRGPVFRGIDRWGNLGEEGLHANSVIPLLRQALERAGIPADLYTSHSLRRGFATWAHRSGWDLKSLMSYVGWNDMKSAMRYVEATPFLGMTLATQPLI